Proteins encoded by one window of Pseudonocardia alni:
- a CDS encoding TauD/TfdA family dioxygenase → MTGSLLGVRPHPGRPPVLDAGPGGDAAGWTERHGDALRDLLDDHGVVLVRGLGLRTVADVAGVAARLGTGSYVECEAIAARTLLSDGVYSATPWPARQPMCAHHELSYVLDTPATLLFACLRAPETGGATPLVDTSRVAADLPPALVDRVEREGWILTRSYGDDIGASWEQAFGTADRDAVERYCRANAIGTVWTPDGGLRTRQRRHGVLMHPVTGQRVWFNQIAFLSEFAMDPEVREFLLEMHGPDGLPFSTRFGDGSPVPEAVVDEINAAHDRHAVREPWQDGDLLVVDNLRFAHGRDPYTGDRHVVVAMTDGVAVPAFEGAR, encoded by the coding sequence ATGACCGGATCACTGCTCGGGGTGCGCCCGCACCCCGGACGACCGCCCGTCCTCGACGCGGGCCCGGGCGGCGATGCCGCCGGCTGGACCGAGCGCCACGGCGACGCGCTGCGCGACCTGCTCGACGACCACGGTGTCGTGCTGGTGCGCGGGCTCGGCCTGCGCACCGTCGCCGACGTCGCCGGTGTGGCCGCCAGGCTGGGGACCGGCAGCTACGTCGAGTGCGAGGCGATCGCCGCCCGGACCCTGCTGTCGGACGGCGTCTACTCGGCCACCCCGTGGCCCGCGCGCCAGCCGATGTGCGCCCACCACGAGCTGTCCTACGTCCTGGACACGCCCGCCACGCTGCTGTTCGCCTGCCTGCGTGCACCCGAGACCGGCGGCGCCACGCCACTGGTCGACACCAGCCGGGTCGCGGCGGACCTGCCGCCCGCACTCGTCGACCGCGTCGAGCGCGAGGGCTGGATCCTCACCCGCTCCTACGGCGACGACATCGGCGCCTCCTGGGAGCAGGCGTTCGGCACCGCCGACCGCGACGCCGTCGAGCGTTACTGCCGGGCCAACGCCATCGGCACGGTCTGGACGCCCGACGGCGGGCTGCGCACCCGCCAGCGCCGGCACGGCGTGCTGATGCACCCGGTCACCGGGCAGCGGGTCTGGTTCAACCAGATCGCGTTCCTGTCGGAGTTCGCGATGGACCCCGAGGTCCGCGAGTTCCTGCTGGAGATGCACGGCCCGGACGGGCTGCCGTTCAGCACCCGCTTCGGCGACGGCTCCCCGGTGCCCGAGGCGGTCGTCGACGAGATCAACGCCGCGCACGACCGGCACGCCGTCCGCGAGCCCTGGCAGGACGGCGACCTGCTGGTCGTGGACAACCTGCGGTTCGCCCACGGCCGCGACCCCTACACCGGTGACCGGCACGTCGTCGTCGCCATGACCGACGGCGTCGCCGTCCCCGCCTTCGAGGGAGCCCGATGA
- the sbnA gene encoding 2,3-diaminopropionate biosynthesis protein SbnA: MTVISAPEDFNTNDLYVDLTGVLGLSVYLKCEGFNFAGSVKLKAALGMVTDAERRGLLHRGSVLVESSSGNLGVALAMIAASRGYRFVCVTDPRCNPATHRLMEALGAEVRVVDTPDAAGGFLATRIALVRSLVAGDDRYVWLNQYANPENQGSHQVTTGPEIEAAFPQLDVVFVGAGTTGTLMGCARYFRSRPRPVRVVAVDAAGSVTFGDRPTPRMIPGLGTSVRPEALDESYIDDVVHVAEPDTLEACHALARRGFLFGGSTGTVVAGAADWLRRHGDATTTAVALAPDMGERYLDTVYRPSWLAEHFGPEAAAGMPQPREATITEFTPAGVVTEILPGGPALVAGSR, from the coding sequence ATGACCGTCATCTCCGCACCCGAAGACTTCAACACCAACGACCTGTACGTCGACCTGACCGGGGTCCTCGGACTGTCGGTCTACCTCAAGTGCGAGGGCTTCAACTTCGCAGGATCGGTCAAGCTCAAGGCCGCACTCGGCATGGTCACCGACGCCGAGCGGCGCGGCCTGCTGCACCGCGGATCGGTGCTCGTGGAGTCCTCCTCGGGCAACCTCGGCGTCGCGCTCGCCATGATCGCGGCGAGCCGGGGCTACCGGTTCGTCTGCGTCACCGACCCGCGCTGCAACCCGGCCACCCACCGGCTGATGGAGGCGCTCGGCGCGGAGGTCCGCGTCGTCGACACCCCCGACGCCGCCGGGGGCTTCCTCGCCACCCGGATCGCGCTGGTCCGCTCGCTGGTCGCCGGCGACGACCGCTACGTCTGGCTCAACCAGTACGCCAACCCGGAGAACCAGGGCTCGCACCAGGTCACGACCGGGCCGGAGATCGAGGCGGCGTTCCCGCAGCTCGACGTGGTCTTCGTCGGCGCGGGCACGACCGGCACGCTGATGGGCTGCGCCCGCTACTTCCGGTCCCGGCCGCGTCCGGTCCGGGTGGTCGCGGTCGACGCGGCCGGGTCGGTCACCTTCGGCGACCGGCCGACGCCCCGGATGATCCCGGGGCTGGGCACCAGCGTCCGCCCGGAGGCGCTCGACGAGTCCTACATCGACGACGTCGTGCACGTCGCCGAGCCCGACACGCTCGAGGCGTGCCACGCCCTGGCCCGCCGCGGGTTCCTGTTCGGCGGGTCGACGGGCACCGTCGTCGCGGGGGCCGCGGACTGGCTGCGCCGCCACGGCGACGCGACGACCACGGCCGTCGCGCTCGCCCCGGACATGGGGGAGCGCTACCTGGACACGGTCTACCGGCCGTCGTGGCTGGCCGAGCACTTCGGCCCCGAGGCGGCGGCCGGGATGCCGCAGCCGCGCGAGGCCACGATCACCGAGTTCACGCCCGCCGGCGTGGTCACCGAGATCCTGCCCGGTGGTCCGGCCCTGGTCGCGGGGTCCCGCTGA
- a CDS encoding Pls/PosA family non-ribosomal peptide synthetase has protein sequence MIAFTAIITELLDAPVRPDDHFFVDAGADSMVLARFCARVRQRPDLPHVAMTDVYAHPTVAGLAAALAPSVARSARTVDDVREGYRAILAELVGADVGADADVFADLGADSMTMTRFCARVRRRDDLPDVAMTDVYAHPTAAGLAVALAGDAGPVPDEAPPALPVPTGTTRAYVLCGAAQLLTFVVFTLAYGTLLGAVFQWIALGTGLLDFYLRSLAAVAVAFTVFAVLPIAAKWLLVGRWTEREIPLWSAAYYRFWLARTLVRTNPLLLVAAGSPLLPLYLRLLGARIGPGVVMLARTIPACPDLLTIGANTVLRKDSILSCYRAEPGIIRTGRVTIGARVVVGEASVIDIGTEIGDGGRLAHASSLHTGQVVPAGATWWGTPARPGGGDPGAGVSATIGRARRAGYATGQLGWLLLVWLPLGTGVVDVVLASVPTLAAVIGSGAAGVVSSQLWLDALVSSTGLLLAGTAVGLFGAAVVARVLSLGLTEGRPYPLYGLRYTLQRTVLRITNVRFFTYLLGDSSYIVDYLRIIGHDLRRTPQTGTNFGTAVKQETPFASSIGTGTMVADGLSIVNVDYSDTAFVVNRTRIASNSFLGNRIVWTAGSRVGDDCLIATKTLVPTDGRVRTGVGLLGSPPFEIPRTVARDSMFGHLHTGLDLHDRLRAKNRYNRRTIALAVAFRWGALFGVTLLTLIVAALLAPLGPVAVGVQLLLSLLFTMTYTITVERLTVAGRRRLQPRFCSVYDPYFWWHERYWKLVVQGWDRMLAGTPFKSLVTRALGVQIGRRVFDDGCNMTDRTLVRIGDDVVLNAGSVLQCHSQEDGTFKSDFISVGTGACLDVGAFVHYGAVVGDAARIGCDAFLMKGEDVPAGAVWEGNPAAAPRSRPAPAPLLNGETAR, from the coding sequence GTGATCGCTTTCACAGCGATCATCACGGAGCTGCTCGACGCACCCGTGCGGCCGGACGACCACTTCTTCGTCGACGCCGGTGCCGACTCGATGGTCCTCGCCCGGTTCTGTGCGCGGGTCCGGCAGCGGCCCGACCTGCCGCACGTCGCGATGACCGACGTCTACGCCCACCCCACCGTGGCTGGGCTGGCCGCGGCACTCGCCCCGTCGGTCGCGCGCTCCGCTCGCACCGTCGACGACGTGCGCGAGGGCTACCGGGCGATCCTCGCCGAGCTGGTCGGCGCCGACGTCGGGGCCGACGCCGACGTGTTCGCCGACCTCGGTGCCGACTCCATGACGATGACCCGGTTCTGCGCCAGGGTCCGCCGCCGCGACGACCTGCCCGACGTCGCGATGACCGACGTCTACGCCCACCCCACCGCCGCCGGTCTGGCCGTCGCGCTCGCCGGCGACGCCGGTCCCGTGCCGGACGAGGCACCGCCCGCGCTGCCGGTCCCGACCGGCACCACCCGCGCCTACGTACTGTGCGGCGCGGCGCAGCTGCTCACCTTCGTCGTGTTCACCCTCGCCTATGGCACCCTGCTCGGCGCCGTGTTCCAGTGGATCGCCCTCGGCACCGGGCTGCTGGACTTCTACCTGCGCTCGCTGGCCGCGGTGGCGGTGGCCTTCACGGTGTTCGCGGTGCTCCCGATCGCCGCGAAGTGGCTGCTCGTCGGCCGGTGGACCGAGCGCGAGATCCCGCTGTGGAGCGCCGCGTACTACCGGTTCTGGCTGGCCAGGACCCTGGTCCGCACCAACCCGCTGCTGCTGGTCGCCGCGGGCTCGCCGCTGCTGCCGCTCTACCTGCGGCTGCTCGGCGCCCGGATCGGACCCGGCGTGGTCATGCTGGCGCGCACCATCCCGGCCTGCCCGGACCTGCTCACGATCGGCGCGAACACCGTGCTGCGCAAGGACTCGATCCTGTCCTGCTACCGCGCCGAGCCGGGCATCATCCGGACCGGCCGGGTCACGATCGGTGCCCGCGTCGTCGTCGGCGAGGCGTCGGTGATCGACATCGGGACCGAGATCGGCGACGGCGGACGGCTCGCCCACGCCTCCTCGCTGCACACCGGCCAGGTCGTTCCGGCCGGTGCGACCTGGTGGGGCACTCCGGCCCGCCCGGGCGGCGGAGACCCCGGCGCCGGGGTCTCGGCGACGATCGGCCGGGCCCGGCGCGCCGGCTATGCGACCGGCCAGCTCGGCTGGCTGCTGCTGGTCTGGCTGCCGCTGGGCACCGGTGTGGTCGACGTCGTGCTGGCGTCCGTGCCGACGCTGGCGGCGGTGATCGGCAGCGGGGCCGCCGGGGTGGTCTCGTCCCAGCTCTGGCTCGACGCCCTCGTCAGCTCGACCGGCCTGCTCCTCGCCGGGACGGCCGTCGGTCTGTTCGGGGCCGCAGTGGTCGCGCGCGTGCTGTCGCTCGGGCTCACCGAGGGACGTCCGTACCCCCTCTACGGCCTGCGATACACGTTGCAGCGCACCGTGTTACGGATCACGAACGTCCGGTTCTTCACCTATCTGCTCGGCGACAGCTCCTACATCGTCGATTACCTCCGGATCATCGGACACGATCTCCGGCGGACCCCGCAGACGGGGACGAACTTCGGGACGGCGGTGAAGCAGGAGACGCCGTTCGCGAGCTCGATCGGAACCGGCACGATGGTCGCCGACGGTTTGTCCATCGTCAATGTCGACTATTCGGACACCGCATTCGTCGTGAACCGGACACGGATTGCGTCGAACTCGTTCCTGGGCAACAGGATCGTATGGACGGCCGGCTCCAGGGTCGGCGACGACTGCCTGATCGCCACCAAGACGCTCGTCCCCACCGACGGCCGGGTGCGGACCGGGGTCGGGCTCCTCGGCTCGCCGCCGTTCGAGATCCCCCGCACCGTCGCCCGGGACTCGATGTTCGGCCACCTGCACACCGGCCTCGACCTGCACGACCGGCTGCGCGCCAAGAACCGCTACAACCGCCGCACCATCGCCCTGGCCGTGGCGTTCCGGTGGGGTGCCCTGTTCGGGGTCACCCTGCTCACCCTGATCGTCGCCGCCCTGCTGGCGCCGCTGGGTCCGGTCGCGGTCGGGGTGCAGCTGCTGCTGTCGCTGCTGTTCACGATGACGTACACGATCACCGTCGAGCGGCTCACCGTCGCCGGGCGCCGCCGGCTGCAGCCCCGCTTCTGCTCTGTCTACGACCCGTACTTCTGGTGGCACGAGCGGTACTGGAAGCTCGTGGTGCAGGGCTGGGACCGGATGCTCGCCGGAACCCCGTTCAAGAGCCTCGTCACCCGCGCCCTCGGCGTGCAGATCGGCCGCCGCGTGTTCGACGACGGGTGCAACATGACCGACCGCACGCTCGTGCGCATCGGCGACGACGTCGTCCTCAACGCCGGGTCGGTGCTGCAGTGCCACTCGCAGGAGGACGGCACCTTCAAGTCCGACTTCATCTCCGTCGGCACCGGCGCCTGTCTCGATGTCGGCGCCTTCGTCCACTACGGCGCCGTCGTCGGCGACGCCGCCCGCATCGGCTGCGACGCCTTCCTCATGAAGGGCGAGGACGTCCCCGCCGGTGCCGTCTGGGAGGGCAACCCGGCCGCCGCCCCGCGGTCCCGCCCCGCCCCGGCCCCGCTGCTGAACGGAGAGACCGCACGATGA
- a CDS encoding non-ribosomal peptide synthetase, which translates to MTGTLADPATTTTREYWTRVLLTGGATPAPSWTATPRPGTAVHTEPIPRDAVASVAAVTGVEPGAVLLAAHAAVLAALSGDTEVTAGVPARAGATPLPVCLDTARSWSALVTAAADALAGLRAHPGPDLGRLAAELGTAVPSFGTVLDPGADLRGAEIAPGALGRTGDRGADPCPTTGDGPAAGLHVAVSGSTLRLTHRLDLLDEDAAARIAGYHAAALALAAADADAPVRPSALVGRVERDAQLGDLAGRPRDLPDRRPHELLADRAAAAPDEVVAEHAGVTLTRAELEDRAARVASTLLAAGLAPEDVVAVVCDRDLDWMVAVLAVLRAGGAYLPVEPHFPAERIARTLTRAGCRIALTTDATRAHLDEAGVATTVLTVPDAVAAADGPAPTADVPADGLAYLYFTSGSTGEPKGAMCEHAGMLNHLLAKIEDLELAPGCVVAQTAPQCFDISLWQLVAGPLAGGRTLLVEQDVILDVRRFVDTLVRSRVTVAQLVPSYLEVVLTYLEEHPTALPDLRMVSATGEALKTELVQRWFRVLPGVPLVNAYGLTETSDDTNHAVLREAPADGRVPLGAPVPGVKVYVVDADLAPVPLGAPGEIVFSGVCVGRGYVNDPDRTAAAFGSDPHRPGERLYRSGDHGRWRPDGQLEFLGRRDNQVKIRGFRIEIGEIENALLAVPGVRDACVVVATTAGGPQLVAYHAGDGPDAPEVRARLARSLPAYMVPPTVHRLDPLPVTANGKIDRKTLTAHATAAAAQAAVAGSASAGPTGGELTAAQRRVVDAVTRVLDLPAGSVGPDDDFADLGGSSLSAVKLVIALGRAVTVRQVLDHPVLADLAGLLPADQL; encoded by the coding sequence ATGACCGGCACGCTCGCCGACCCCGCCACCACGACCACCCGCGAGTACTGGACCCGGGTGCTGCTCACCGGCGGCGCCACCCCGGCCCCGTCGTGGACGGCGACACCCCGGCCCGGGACCGCCGTGCACACCGAGCCGATCCCGCGGGACGCGGTCGCCTCCGTCGCCGCGGTGACCGGCGTGGAGCCCGGCGCGGTGCTGCTCGCCGCGCACGCCGCCGTCCTCGCGGCCCTGTCCGGCGACACCGAGGTGACCGCCGGTGTCCCGGCCCGCGCCGGCGCGACGCCGCTGCCGGTGTGCCTGGACACGGCCCGCAGCTGGTCCGCGCTGGTCACCGCGGCCGCCGACGCACTGGCCGGGCTGCGCGCCCACCCCGGGCCCGACCTGGGACGCCTCGCCGCCGAGCTCGGGACCGCGGTGCCGTCGTTCGGCACGGTGCTCGACCCGGGCGCGGACCTGCGCGGCGCCGAGATCGCCCCCGGGGCGCTCGGCCGCACCGGCGACCGCGGCGCCGACCCGTGCCCCACCACCGGCGACGGGCCGGCCGCCGGGTTGCACGTCGCGGTGTCCGGGTCCACCCTGCGCCTGACCCACCGTCTCGACCTGCTCGACGAGGACGCGGCCGCCCGGATCGCCGGCTACCACGCCGCGGCCCTGGCGCTCGCCGCCGCCGACGCCGACGCGCCCGTGCGCCCGTCGGCGCTGGTCGGGCGAGTCGAGCGCGACGCCCAGCTCGGCGACCTCGCCGGCCGGCCCCGGGACCTGCCCGACCGCCGCCCGCACGAGCTGCTCGCCGACCGCGCCGCCGCAGCCCCCGACGAGGTCGTCGCCGAGCACGCCGGGGTCACCCTCACCCGCGCCGAGCTGGAGGACCGCGCCGCCCGCGTCGCCTCGACCCTGCTCGCCGCCGGGCTGGCGCCCGAGGACGTCGTCGCCGTGGTGTGCGACCGCGACCTCGACTGGATGGTCGCGGTGCTCGCCGTCCTGCGCGCCGGTGGCGCCTACCTGCCGGTCGAGCCGCACTTCCCGGCCGAGCGGATCGCCCGCACACTCACCCGCGCCGGGTGCCGGATCGCGCTGACCACCGACGCCACCCGCGCCCACCTCGACGAGGCCGGCGTCGCGACGACGGTGCTGACCGTGCCGGACGCGGTCGCCGCCGCCGACGGCCCCGCGCCCACCGCCGACGTCCCGGCCGACGGACTCGCCTACCTGTACTTCACCTCCGGCTCCACCGGCGAGCCCAAGGGCGCGATGTGCGAGCACGCCGGGATGCTCAACCACCTGCTCGCCAAGATCGAGGACCTGGAGCTGGCGCCGGGCTGCGTGGTCGCCCAGACCGCGCCGCAGTGCTTCGACATCTCGCTGTGGCAGCTCGTCGCGGGTCCGCTCGCCGGCGGGCGGACCCTGCTCGTCGAGCAGGACGTGATCCTCGACGTCCGCCGCTTCGTCGACACCCTGGTGCGGTCCCGGGTCACCGTCGCCCAGCTCGTGCCCAGCTACCTCGAGGTCGTGCTGACCTACCTGGAGGAGCACCCCACGGCGCTGCCCGACCTGAGGATGGTCTCGGCCACCGGGGAGGCGCTCAAGACCGAGCTGGTGCAGCGCTGGTTCCGGGTGCTGCCCGGCGTCCCGCTGGTCAACGCCTACGGCCTCACCGAGACCTCCGACGACACGAACCACGCCGTGCTGCGCGAGGCTCCCGCGGACGGCCGGGTCCCGCTCGGCGCCCCGGTGCCCGGGGTGAAGGTCTACGTCGTCGACGCCGACCTGGCGCCCGTGCCGCTCGGCGCGCCCGGGGAGATCGTGTTCTCCGGGGTGTGCGTCGGCCGCGGCTACGTCAACGACCCCGACCGCACCGCCGCCGCGTTCGGCTCGGACCCGCACCGGCCCGGCGAGCGGCTCTACCGCAGCGGCGACCACGGCCGCTGGCGCCCCGACGGGCAGCTCGAGTTCCTCGGCCGTCGCGACAACCAGGTCAAGATCCGCGGGTTCCGCATCGAGATCGGCGAGATCGAGAACGCGCTGCTGGCGGTGCCCGGCGTCCGCGACGCCTGCGTGGTCGTCGCGACGACCGCGGGCGGGCCGCAGCTGGTCGCCTATCACGCCGGCGACGGCCCGGACGCTCCCGAGGTCCGGGCCCGGCTGGCGCGCAGCCTGCCCGCCTACATGGTCCCGCCGACGGTCCACCGGCTCGACCCGCTGCCGGTCACCGCCAACGGCAAGATCGACCGCAAGACCCTCACCGCGCACGCGACCGCGGCCGCGGCGCAGGCCGCCGTCGCTGGGAGCGCGTCGGCCGGCCCGACCGGTGGCGAACTCACCGCGGCCCAGCGCCGCGTCGTCGACGCCGTCACCCGCGTGCTCGACCTGCCCGCCGGATCGGTGGGCCCCGACGACGACTTCGCCGACCTGGGGGGCAGCTCGCTGTCCGCGGTGAAGCTCGTGATCGCACTCGGCCGGGCCGTCACGGTCCGCCAGGTGCTCGACCATCCCGTCCTCGCCGACCTCGCCGGGCTGCTCCCGGCCGACCAGCTCTGA
- a CDS encoding alkaline phosphatase D family protein yields the protein MDGSPRPPRTGGRVTALPRRSVLLGTLGAAVAGLVPATPGGEPAAVPRWFAGALRQATTPDPFTLGVASGDPSPDGMVLWTRLAPEPDAEDGRGGMPDRAVEVEWEVAEDERFARVVSRGTETATRELAHSVHAEPAGLAPGREYFYRFRTGGHLSPVARTRTAPAAGAAAASLTIATASCAKFGAGHFTAYRGMAADAPDLVLHLGDYFYETDRGEVRDPGPPEPKTLAGYRRTHAHQRSDDDLRAAHAVAPWVVVWDDHEVVNDWDGATPDRRRAAAQAYYEHMPLRRASVPDGPDMQLYRRLEWGSLATFHVLDTRQYRMRGSMLGADQERWLLRGLTDSAAGWDVLAQQVFFAPRRGGKSGTWGEFTGSRERVVRGWTEAGVRNAVVLTGDEHVHHANEIPGADDRIAGTELVTTSVTSGGDGDGDAKSGGSGSSVWSLDRRGYVLATFTSAQMRADFRTVSRISEPGATVRTAASFVVPDREPGLNKV from the coding sequence ATGGACGGTTCTCCCCGACCACCACGCACAGGAGGACGTGTGACCGCACTGCCACGCCGCAGCGTGCTGCTCGGCACCCTCGGGGCCGCGGTCGCCGGGCTGGTGCCGGCCACGCCCGGCGGTGAGCCCGCCGCCGTGCCCCGCTGGTTCGCCGGTGCCCTGCGCCAGGCGACGACGCCCGACCCGTTCACCCTCGGCGTCGCCTCGGGCGACCCGTCGCCCGACGGGATGGTCCTGTGGACCCGGCTCGCCCCCGAGCCCGACGCCGAGGACGGCCGCGGCGGGATGCCCGACCGGGCGGTCGAGGTCGAGTGGGAGGTCGCCGAGGACGAGCGCTTCGCCCGCGTCGTGTCGCGCGGCACGGAGACCGCCACCCGCGAGCTCGCGCACAGCGTGCACGCCGAGCCCGCGGGACTCGCCCCGGGCCGCGAGTACTTCTACCGGTTCCGTACCGGTGGCCACCTCTCCCCCGTCGCGCGCACCCGGACCGCGCCCGCGGCGGGAGCGGCCGCCGCCTCGCTGACCATCGCGACGGCGTCGTGCGCGAAGTTCGGTGCGGGCCACTTCACCGCCTACCGCGGGATGGCCGCCGACGCCCCCGATCTCGTCCTGCACCTGGGCGACTACTTCTACGAGACCGACCGGGGGGAGGTCCGCGACCCGGGCCCGCCGGAGCCGAAGACCCTCGCCGGGTACCGGCGTACGCACGCCCACCAGCGCTCCGACGACGACCTGCGCGCCGCCCACGCCGTCGCCCCGTGGGTGGTGGTGTGGGACGACCACGAGGTCGTCAACGACTGGGACGGCGCGACGCCCGACCGGCGCCGGGCCGCGGCCCAGGCGTACTACGAGCACATGCCGCTGCGCCGCGCCTCGGTGCCCGACGGCCCGGACATGCAGCTCTACCGGCGGCTGGAGTGGGGCTCGCTCGCCACCTTCCACGTCCTGGACACCCGCCAGTACCGGATGCGCGGCTCGATGCTCGGCGCCGACCAGGAACGCTGGCTGCTGCGCGGGCTGACCGACTCCGCCGCGGGCTGGGACGTGCTGGCCCAGCAGGTGTTCTTCGCCCCGCGCCGGGGCGGCAAGTCCGGCACCTGGGGGGAGTTCACCGGGTCCCGGGAGCGGGTCGTCCGCGGCTGGACCGAGGCGGGCGTGCGCAACGCCGTGGTCCTCACCGGCGACGAGCACGTCCACCACGCCAACGAGATCCCCGGTGCCGACGACCGGATCGCCGGCACCGAGCTCGTCACCACCTCGGTCACCTCCGGCGGCGACGGCGACGGCGACGCGAAGTCCGGTGGCAGCGGCAGCTCGGTGTGGTCGCTCGACCGACGCGGCTACGTGCTGGCGACGTTCACCTCCGCGCAGATGCGCGCGGACTTCCGCACCGTGTCCCGGATCAGCGAGCCCGGTGCCACGGTGCGCACGGCGGCGTCGTTCGTGGTGCCGGACCGGGAGCCGGGCCTGAACAAGGTCTGA
- the sbnB gene encoding 2,3-diaminopropionate biosynthesis protein SbnB, whose product MNAPAESVPAFSVISGAQVARALGGREKELVELVEDTYRVHGAGATVNPPSYFLRFPDRPSSRIIALPASLGGTGDDTGVDGIKWISSFPENVARGVPRASAVLILNDPRTGYPYACLESSIISATRTAASAASAADRLSRDRARPRRVGFVGTGLIARYIHQFLVGTGWTFDEVGVFDLSADSAEGFRGHVERTAPGAVRIHDSAESLVRGSDLVIFATVAGTPHVHDPAWFDHHPLVLNVSLRDLSADIVLSAFNVLDDVEHCLKADTSPHLAEQATGNRDFVDGTLDQVLDGTLAVPTDRTVVFSPFGLGVLDLAVGRFVHAEVARAGELHTVDDFFHELSRHG is encoded by the coding sequence ATGAACGCCCCGGCCGAGTCGGTCCCCGCCTTCTCCGTGATCTCCGGCGCCCAGGTGGCGCGGGCGCTCGGCGGGCGGGAGAAGGAGCTCGTCGAGCTCGTCGAGGACACGTACCGGGTGCACGGCGCCGGCGCGACGGTGAACCCGCCGTCGTACTTCCTGCGGTTCCCCGACCGGCCGTCGTCGCGGATCATCGCGCTGCCCGCGTCGCTGGGCGGCACCGGTGACGACACCGGCGTCGACGGCATCAAGTGGATCTCCAGCTTCCCGGAGAACGTCGCCCGCGGCGTCCCCCGGGCCTCGGCGGTGCTGATCCTCAACGACCCCCGCACCGGCTACCCGTACGCCTGCCTGGAGAGCTCGATCATCTCCGCGACGCGCACCGCGGCGTCGGCGGCCTCGGCGGCCGACCGGCTCTCGCGCGACCGGGCCCGCCCGCGTCGCGTCGGGTTCGTCGGGACCGGGCTGATCGCCCGCTACATCCACCAGTTCCTGGTCGGCACCGGATGGACCTTCGACGAGGTCGGCGTGTTCGACCTGTCGGCCGACTCCGCCGAGGGGTTCCGGGGCCACGTCGAGCGCACCGCGCCCGGCGCGGTCCGGATCCACGACTCCGCCGAGTCGCTGGTCCGCGGCAGCGACCTGGTGATCTTCGCGACCGTCGCGGGCACCCCGCACGTGCACGACCCCGCCTGGTTCGACCACCACCCGCTGGTGCTGAACGTGTCGCTGCGCGACCTGTCCGCGGACATCGTGCTCAGCGCCTTCAACGTCCTCGACGACGTCGAGCACTGCCTCAAGGCCGACACCTCCCCGCATCTGGCCGAACAGGCCACCGGGAACCGCGACTTCGTCGACGGCACCCTCGACCAGGTGCTCGACGGCACGCTGGCCGTCCCCACCGACCGCACGGTCGTGTTCTCCCCGTTCGGCCTCGGGGTCCTCGACCTCGCCGTCGGACGGTTCGTCCACGCCGAGGTCGCCCGCGCCGGCGAGCTGCACACCGTCGACGACTTCTTCCACGAGCTGAGCCGGCACGGCTGA